GGCCAGCCACCTGGGGACGGTCGCTTTTGAAGCTTTCAATTTTGATGGTTGAAGTTTTGAAGATATAATAATTTACGATGAAAACTTCGCTGGGTCATAGGGTTTACTATTTTCGCACGGTAACTTCCACCCAGGACGAAGCTAAGAGGCTTGCCGAGGCTGGCGCCCCTGAAGGAACCGTTGTCCTGGCGGAAGAACAGACTGCTGGCAGAGGGAGATTGGGAAGAACCTGGATTTCCCCAGTAGGTTCTTCTATTCTTATGTCTGTAATCTTCAGGCCGCCCCTTCTCCCCCAACAAGCTCATCGCCTTACAATGATTGCTTCCCTATCTATAGCCGAAGCCATTGAGAGCTTAACACCCCTTAAAGTCAAGATAAAATGGCCCAACGATATACTTATCGCGGGGAAGAAGGCTGGAGGGATTCTTACGGAAATCCGGGCGCTGGAGGACCGTATCCTCTATGCGATAGTGGGCGTTGGTTTGAATGTGAATGTTAAAATTTCAGATTCGCCTCTTTCCCCCTTGGCACCCTATGCCACCAGCCTATCGGATGAACTGGGGTATGAATTACCTCGCTTCACCCTCCTTCAAGAAATCCTGCTTCGCTTGGAAGAGAATTACAGGGAATTAAGAAAAGGGCGAGACTTTCGGGGGGATTGGCTGGCAAGGCTTTACCCTCTGGGCCAGGAAATTTCAGTAATCACCCCTACCGGCATCTTAGAAGGGGTAGCTATTGACATAAACGAAGATGGAGCATTGCTGCTGGCTACACCCGAAGGGGAAGTAAAAACGGTATGGGCTGGAGATGTAACCATCAAGAAGGAGGTGAAACATGAAGAAAAAGACAATCCGTGACATAGACGTTCAGGGAAAAAGGGTTCTGGTCAGGGTTGACTACAACGTCCCTATCTCCGAAGGGCGCATAACCGATGACCGGCGCATAAGAGCCACTGTACCTACGATCCAGTATCTCCTGGACCATGGAGCTGCCGTCATTTTAATGTCCCATTTGGGCCGCCCGAAGAAGCCATCTCCGGAGTTCAGGTTGGACCCGGTAGCTCAGAGGCTTTCGGAAATCCTGGGGATTCCGGTCAAAAAACTGGACGACTGCGTCGGACCTGAGGTGGAGAAGGCGGTAAAAGAAATGAAACCAGGGGAGGTGATACTGCTAGAGAACTTGCGCTTCCATCCTGAAGAAGAAGCCAATGATCCTGAATTTGCCCGCAAACTTGCCGCTTTAGCTGACATTTATGTTAATGACGCCTTCGCCACCGCTCACAGGGCCCACGCTTCCACCGAGGGGGTTGCTCATTATCTGCCAGCTGTAGCCGGCTTCTTGATGGAAAGGGAGATTCTCTTCCTGGGCCTTTTGCTTTCCAACCCGGAAAGGCCTTTTGTAGCCATTCTGGGTGGAGCCAAAATATCCGACAAAATCGGGGTAATACAGAACCTTCTTCCAAAAGTGGACCTGCTCCTCATCGGAGGAGGGATGGCTAATACCTTCTTCAAAGCTTCAGGCTACGCTGTTGGCGATTCCCTCGTGGAAGATGAGGCTTTGGAGATAGCCCGCGAAATCCTCCAAAAGGGAGGGGATAAAGTTCTCTTGCCTGTAGACGTGGTGATAGCTGACCGTCTGGCACCCGATGCTTCTGTTAAGATTGTGAAACCCTGGGAAGTGCCTGCAGGATGGCGTATTCTGGACATAGGCCCCGAGACGGTTGAGCTCTTCAAAGAAAAACTTCGCCAGGCCCGGACAATTTTCTGGAATGGACCTCTGGGGGTTTTTGAGGTAGAACCCTTCTCCAGGGGAACTTTTGCTATTGCCCACACCCTGGCAGGACTGGAAGGCGTCACCACAGTAGTGGGTGGGGGCGATTCAGCCGCCGCTGTAGAAGCAGCTGGTGTTGCTGAAAAGATAACTCACGTTTCTACAGGCGGGGGAGCAAGTCTTGAATTCCTGGAGGGCAAGGAGCTTCCAGGGGTAGTAATCCTTGCCAATCCTTAATAGCGAAGCGGGGGAGGTTCACTCCCCCGCTTTTTTATACTACCAGCATGGACCAAAACCTTTTGGCCCTCGCATCCTGCCCCAGCCCCAGCCAACCCCCCTTTTCCAGTTATATGTGAACTGAAATTCCAGCATTTGCCTCTTTATGCTGAGCCATTTATCGGCCATTTCCTGGGTGATGTAGCCTTTTTGAACGAGGAAGGAAAGCCAGTCTTTTTCAAACTGCAGACACCGGTCCACGATTGTGGAGAGAGCAATGCCTTTTTCCTGAGCCAGCTGAGCGATGGTTTTACCATTGCGGAGAGCCGTTGCCAGCTCATCCGGGCTCATTCCTAAGATCTCAGCAACGGTCCGGAGATTGCACTCCCATCCCCGCCAAAATCCTTTAAACGGAACCGGAGCAGGGGCTTTAGGGGTTGGAGTAGGAGTGGGGGCCTGGGCAGAAGCTACTTTTACACCTGCACCAAGCAACAGCCCTATTACCACCACCGCCACTAAAACCGCTATCCACTTTTTCATAGTCCTACCTCCTTTTAATTTTTCCGGTTATAAGCTTACTGAACTGTTGTGAAGAAATTGTGAAGGGCTTATAAATTTTCTCCGGGAATGGTCTGCGGGGAACTTTCGGTCGCGGAAACTCGGGGCCTGCGGTTTCCGATGCTGAATCAGAGGAGCTCAGAAACTCTGGCCTCGCTTTGACAAGAATCCTGCAGAACTTTAAAATAGACCAAATTTCAATGCTGTCGGAGGTGAAAAATGCTTGAAACCCTAAAAACTTTCATTCGTTTTCCTTTCAAGGGTCCTGAATGGCCAAGCCGCTTTCTAATCGGTTCAGCCCTGGTGCTGGGAAGTTTTGTAGTTCCCATAATCCCCAGCATTTTCGTGCTCGGCTACGTGATAAGAATAATGAAAAAGGTGATCCAGGGGGAGGACCCCTCATTACCAGCCTGGGATAACTTTAACGAACTTATTGCCAATGGGGTTAAGGGTTTCATTGTCAGCCTCATTTACCTCTTACCAGGCTTCATATTTATCGTGGGGGGTTACATCCTTTATTTTCTGTCCCTTTTTGTTTCTTCCAGCCCCTCTGAAGGGGGGACTTTTGCCCCTTTGGTAGGATTGTTTTTATTAATGGCTGGCCTGCTTTTGGGCATTGTCCTATTGACTCTCGGTTCAATTCCACTTCCTGCAGCTATAGCTAATCTGGCCGCCAGGGGCAACATAGGCGCAGCTTTTGAAGTATCCGAGTGGTGGGCTCTCATAAAGGCCAATCCTTGGGGTTACCTGGGAGCGTGGGCAATATCTGTAGGCATAGGTTACATAGGTTACTGGATTTCCTTTTTGCCCTATTATACCATTGTTTTGTGCTGCTTTGTGCCCTTGCTCTTGGCTCCAGTTATCTTCTACGTTCTAGTGGTGGCGGGGGCTGTATTTGGCCAATTTTATCGGGAAAGCAGTTTTTCTATAAAGGAGATGGAATAAAAACCGGCAAAAGCTACCGCGGTGGTTTTAATGGTTTTACCCATCCAGCAGGCGAGGAGGAAGCGTAGAACGGGGAAACCGGAAGCCCCAGCCGTTATCCCGGCCAGATCAAAGATAGGGTTAGGGATTAGAGAGAGGGCGAATATGAGCCAGAAACCAAATCTCTTCATCCAGCCCTTTACTCTTTCATAGGTCTTGTAATCTTCAATGATGGCCCTTCCGCCGAGTCCGGCCAAGTATCCGCTTAATTCTCCCAGAGCTTCTCCAATCCCTGCCACAAGGCCAACTATTATGGGGCTGAGGACTCCCCCCATAGCAAAGACCACAGCCAGGCTCGGGGCCGGGAAGAGCACGGTGGCATTTCCCATAAAGCTTATCACAAACACTCCCCCGTAGCCGTAGGCTCCGAACCTTTGAATTTTCTCCCGAAAACTCAATATCGTAACTGTTATAAGGATGGCTAAAAGTATGGCCAGGATTGAGAGGAAAGGGTTCTTCTTCGGTTTTTCCATAGCCACATACCTCTTCAAGGGATAGGGGCACCGAGGCGGAATATTTTGGGGTCAGAGCCAAATCCCCGGGTAGCATTAACTGTATCCACCACGAGTTTCGCCTCTTTAACTATACGCTTAAAATCGTAAGAGCTATGGGCCACAAGGATGAGGACGCAATCGGCCCAGCGAAGGGTTTCTTCGTTTAATGGGCGAGAGTTCAACACGGTTTTCTCCCGGTTGAACACGTTACCTCCCACCTCAAAGGTGGGGATGTAGGGGTCGTTGTATTCTACCTTTGCTCCCTGCCGCAGGAGCAACTCAATTATCCGCTC
This genomic window from Anaerolineae bacterium contains:
- a CDS encoding biotin--[acetyl-CoA-carboxylase] ligase; amino-acid sequence: MKTSLGHRVYYFRTVTSTQDEAKRLAEAGAPEGTVVLAEEQTAGRGRLGRTWISPVGSSILMSVIFRPPLLPQQAHRLTMIASLSIAEAIESLTPLKVKIKWPNDILIAGKKAGGILTEIRALEDRILYAIVGVGLNVNVKISDSPLSPLAPYATSLSDELGYELPRFTLLQEILLRLEENYRELRKGRDFRGDWLARLYPLGQEISVITPTGILEGVAIDINEDGALLLATPEGEVKTVWAGDVTIKKEVKHEEKDNP
- a CDS encoding phosphoglycerate kinase → MKKKTIRDIDVQGKRVLVRVDYNVPISEGRITDDRRIRATVPTIQYLLDHGAAVILMSHLGRPKKPSPEFRLDPVAQRLSEILGIPVKKLDDCVGPEVEKAVKEMKPGEVILLENLRFHPEEEANDPEFARKLAALADIYVNDAFATAHRAHASTEGVAHYLPAVAGFLMEREILFLGLLLSNPERPFVAILGGAKISDKIGVIQNLLPKVDLLLIGGGMANTFFKASGYAVGDSLVEDEALEIAREILQKGGDKVLLPVDVVIADRLAPDASVKIVKPWEVPAGWRILDIGPETVELFKEKLRQARTIFWNGPLGVFEVEPFSRGTFAIAHTLAGLEGVTTVVGGGDSAAAVEAAGVAEKITHVSTGGGASLEFLEGKELPGVVILANP
- a CDS encoding DUF4013 domain-containing protein: MLETLKTFIRFPFKGPEWPSRFLIGSALVLGSFVVPIIPSIFVLGYVIRIMKKVIQGEDPSLPAWDNFNELIANGVKGFIVSLIYLLPGFIFIVGGYILYFLSLFVSSSPSEGGTFAPLVGLFLLMAGLLLGIVLLTLGSIPLPAAIANLAARGNIGAAFEVSEWWALIKANPWGYLGAWAISVGIGYIGYWISFLPYYTIVLCCFVPLLLAPVIFYVLVVAGAVFGQFYRESSFSIKEME
- a CDS encoding VTT domain-containing protein — translated: MEKPKKNPFLSILAILLAILITVTILSFREKIQRFGAYGYGGVFVISFMGNATVLFPAPSLAVVFAMGGVLSPIIVGLVAGIGEALGELSGYLAGLGGRAIIEDYKTYERVKGWMKRFGFWLIFALSLIPNPIFDLAGITAGASGFPVLRFLLACWMGKTIKTTAVAFAGFYSISFIEKLLSR